In the Campylobacter sp. RM6914 genome, one interval contains:
- a CDS encoding flavodoxin domain-containing protein — translation MSKVAIFYATGKGDTKKACEYLGGKLNAKILPVNEATRAVFEEQDVLILASSSYGFGELHDDWKNKLNELKEANLKGKKVAIVAVGNQERHADSFVSGVVDFLPCIKDAILIGQSELDGYKFDSSSAFINGKFIGLALDTKGDKEYEARIDKWVVALKEQI, via the coding sequence ATGAGTAAAGTAGCTATTTTTTACGCAACAGGCAAAGGCGATACTAAAAAAGCATGCGAGTATCTTGGTGGGAAACTAAACGCCAAGATTTTGCCTGTAAATGAAGCAACTAGGGCTGTCTTTGAAGAGCAAGACGTCTTAATCCTAGCTAGTTCAAGCTATGGTTTTGGCGAACTGCACGATGACTGGAAAAACAAATTAAACGAACTAAAAGAGGCGAATTTAAAAGGCAAAAAAGTCGCGATAGTAGCCGTAGGCAACCAAGAAAGACACGCTGATAGCTTTGTAAGCGGAGTGGTTGATTTCTTACCTTGCATCAAAGATGCTATTTTGATAGGACAGAGTGAACTTGACGGCTATAAATTTGATAGCTCTTCGGCTTTTATAAATGGCAAATTTATAGGACTTGCGCTTGATACAAAAGGTGACAAAGAGTATGAAGCTCGCATAGATAAATGGGTCGTTGCTTTAAAAGAGCAAATTTAA
- a CDS encoding thiamine phosphate synthase produces the protein MSKLLVIGSTALCEGDFLDKISKLCKAGVDEILLREKELNENEFRLLAFKVDEICKKFNTKLVINQFFNIACELERSFWMSSKQLETLINLKTDEFGLNMRNLAEHKKQNLNAKIYAPAHTFDEALNSSKFADILVASHIFATNSKVGLEPKGVCFIKELKAKFDKEIYALGGINETNAKDILNAGVDGICTMSLAMRCEDEFKFVRNFKPL, from the coding sequence ATGTCTAAACTTCTTGTAATAGGCTCAACGGCTCTTTGTGAAGGGGATTTTTTAGATAAAATTTCAAAGCTCTGCAAAGCCGGCGTAGATGAAATTTTACTTCGTGAAAAAGAGCTTAACGAGAATGAATTTCGCTTACTTGCTTTTAAGGTAGATGAAATTTGTAAGAAATTTAACACAAAACTCGTTATCAATCAATTTTTTAATATCGCGTGTGAGCTTGAGAGATCGTTTTGGATGAGTTCAAAACAACTCGAAACGCTTATAAATTTAAAAACAGATGAGTTTGGGCTTAACATGCGAAATTTAGCCGAGCATAAAAAGCAAAATTTAAATGCTAAAATTTACGCTCCGGCTCATACTTTTGACGAAGCTCTTAACTCCTCTAAATTTGCAGATATTTTGGTTGCTTCTCATATATTTGCTACAAATTCCAAAGTAGGACTTGAACCAAAAGGGGTTTGTTTTATTAAAGAACTAAAAGCTAAATTTGATAAAGAAATTTACGCTCTTGGTGGCATAAACGAAACAAACGCCAAAGATATCTTGAACGCCGGAGTGGATGGAATTTGCACCATGAGTTTAGCCATGAGATGTGAGGATGAGTTTAAATTTGTAAGGAATTTTAAACCTCTTTAA
- the thiH gene encoding 2-iminoacetate synthase ThiH codes for MKFSQFKTDHMKLLPHMQNIGDEIMNAVLKERESYKPEIYTKDDVLAALESKICTLENLKALLSPAASEFLEQIALLAMKKTRANFGINVSVFTPLYIANHCDNLCVYCGFNSKNNIQRAKLSESEIEAELKEIAKTGLEDILILTGESETNSDINYIAKACKIANRYFKIVGVEVYPVNSTNYALLHKSGVDYVTVFQETYNPSKYEKLHLAGNKRIFPYRLNAQERALMGGMRGVGFAALLGLDDFRLDAFSTALHASLVQKKYPHAEIAFSVPRLRPIINNSKINPRGVRERELLQVICAYRIFMPSANITISTRERALFRDNAVKIAANKISAGVNVGIGAHSDNKKGDEQFEIEDSRSVDEICAMIRAQGLEPLMSEYIYV; via the coding sequence ATGAAATTTAGTCAATTTAAAACCGACCACATGAAGCTTTTGCCGCATATGCAAAACATAGGCGATGAGATAATGAATGCCGTCTTAAAAGAGCGAGAGAGCTATAAGCCTGAAATTTATACCAAAGATGATGTCTTGGCTGCACTTGAGAGTAAAATTTGCACTTTAGAAAATTTAAAAGCGCTTTTAAGTCCTGCGGCGTCTGAATTTTTAGAGCAAATAGCCTTGCTTGCCATGAAAAAAACAAGGGCAAATTTTGGTATAAACGTTAGCGTTTTTACTCCGCTTTACATAGCAAATCACTGTGATAATCTCTGTGTTTATTGCGGATTTAACTCTAAAAACAATATACAAAGAGCTAAGTTAAGCGAGAGTGAGATCGAAGCTGAACTAAAAGAGATAGCAAAAACTGGGCTTGAAGACATCTTGATACTTACCGGCGAAAGCGAGACAAATTCCGATATAAACTACATCGCAAAAGCGTGCAAGATAGCAAATAGGTATTTTAAGATAGTCGGAGTTGAAGTTTATCCTGTAAATTCGACCAATTACGCCCTACTTCACAAAAGCGGAGTAGACTATGTAACCGTTTTTCAAGAAACTTATAATCCTTCAAAATACGAAAAACTTCACCTTGCAGGAAATAAAAGGATTTTCCCATACAGGCTAAATGCGCAAGAAAGAGCTCTTATGGGAGGCATGAGAGGGGTTGGTTTTGCCGCTCTTTTAGGACTCGACGACTTTAGGTTAGACGCATTTTCTACAGCACTGCATGCTAGTTTGGTGCAGAAAAAATACCCTCATGCAGAGATCGCATTTTCAGTACCTAGACTTCGTCCTATCATAAACAACTCCAAGATCAATCCAAGAGGTGTCCGTGAGCGCGAGCTTTTGCAAGTGATATGCGCTTATCGTATCTTTATGCCAAGCGCAAACATAACTATCTCAACTCGTGAGCGCGCTTTGTTTCGCGATAATGCCGTTAAAATCGCTGCAAACAAAATAAGCGCAGGAGTAAATGTCGGTATCGGTGCACACTCGGATAACAAAAAAGGCGATGAGCAGTTTGAGATAGAAGACTCTCGCTCGGTTGATGAAATTTGCGCCATGATAAGAGCTCAAGGACTTGAGCCTTTAATGAGCGAATATATCTATGTCTAA
- a CDS encoding thiazole synthase, translating into MQQNNTLKLGDKEFSSRFILGSGKYSHELITAAINEANAQIITLALRRVNESKDRNILDFIPKNVTLLPNTSGARNAEEAVRIARLSRELGCGNFVKIEIITDSKYLFPDNYETIKATEILAKEGFVVMPYMYPELNSARAMINSGAACVMPLGAPIGSNQGLVFKNIIEILINEVEAPIIVDAGIGRPSQACEAMELGAAAVMANTAIATSKNITLMARAFKNAINAGREGYLAGLGRVKDSASASSPLTGFLE; encoded by the coding sequence ATGCAACAAAACAATACTTTAAAACTTGGAGATAAAGAATTTAGCTCAAGGTTTATTTTAGGCTCTGGCAAATACAGCCATGAGTTAATAACTGCTGCTATAAATGAAGCAAATGCGCAAATCATCACACTAGCGCTTCGCCGTGTAAATGAAAGCAAAGATAGAAATATACTTGATTTTATACCAAAAAATGTCACGCTCCTACCAAATACAAGCGGAGCTAGAAATGCCGAGGAGGCAGTGCGTATAGCTAGACTTTCACGTGAGCTTGGTTGTGGAAATTTTGTAAAGATAGAGATCATAACCGACTCAAAATACCTTTTCCCCGATAACTACGAAACTATAAAAGCGACTGAAATTTTGGCCAAAGAGGGTTTTGTTGTCATGCCTTATATGTATCCCGAGCTAAATTCGGCAAGAGCCATGATAAACAGCGGCGCAGCTTGTGTTATGCCTCTTGGCGCACCTATCGGATCAAATCAAGGCTTGGTTTTTAAAAATATCATTGAAATTTTAATAAACGAGGTAGAAGCTCCGATCATAGTTGATGCCGGTATCGGTCGCCCGTCTCAGGCTTGTGAGGCTATGGAACTTGGAGCAGCGGCAGTCATGGCAAATACCGCGATCGCAACTTCTAAAAACATAACCCTTATGGCAAGAGCGTTTAAAAACGCCATAAATGCCGGTCGTGAGGGCTATCTTGCAGGGCTTGGACGAGTAAAAGATAGCGCTAGTGCAAGCTCTCCGTTGACGGGATTTTTAGAATAA